One window of Thermodesulfobacteriota bacterium genomic DNA carries:
- the eno gene encoding phosphopyruvate hydratase → MTEIIDMKAREILDSRGNPTVEVDVMVACGAVGRAAVPSGASTGKREALELRDKRSKRYGGKGVSGALKNVMEEIFPVVRGMDAADQKGLDTCMIELDGTANKEKLGANAILGVSMAAARAAASAFGLPLYRYLGGINARCLPLPMMNVINGGAHAANNLDIQEFMILPFGAKSISQAVQMGAETFHALKKTLKEKGLNTAVGDEGGFAPNLKSNEEAIKLIISAVKAAGYQPGKDIGIALDAAASEFYQKGKYILSSEKKELTSAQMIDYYDALIEKYPVLSIEDGLAEEDWDGWKAMTDRLDGSIQIVGDDIFVTNPKIFEKGIEKGIANSILIKLNQIGTVTETLNAIDMANSAGYTTVISHRSGETEDTFIADLVVGVNGGQIKTGSMSRSDRVAKYNQLIRIEEDLGSGALFPDSIF, encoded by the coding sequence ATGACTGAAATTATTGATATGAAAGCAAGAGAAATACTGGATTCCAGGGGAAACCCCACCGTGGAAGTAGATGTTATGGTTGCCTGTGGTGCGGTCGGCAGAGCAGCAGTTCCTTCCGGGGCTTCCACCGGAAAACGTGAAGCTTTGGAGCTTCGCGACAAGCGGTCAAAACGCTATGGTGGGAAGGGCGTTTCAGGTGCGCTGAAAAACGTGATGGAAGAAATATTTCCGGTGGTGCGCGGTATGGATGCCGCAGATCAAAAGGGACTTGATACTTGCATGATCGAGCTGGACGGCACTGCCAACAAGGAAAAACTGGGTGCAAATGCAATTCTCGGCGTTTCAATGGCTGCCGCCAGGGCAGCGGCATCTGCCTTTGGACTGCCCCTTTACCGGTATCTTGGGGGTATCAATGCAAGGTGCCTTCCCCTTCCCATGATGAACGTGATCAACGGGGGAGCGCATGCGGCAAACAATCTTGATATCCAGGAATTTATGATCCTCCCTTTTGGCGCCAAGAGTATTTCTCAGGCCGTACAGATGGGGGCTGAAACCTTCCATGCATTAAAAAAGACATTAAAAGAAAAGGGCTTAAATACGGCGGTGGGTGATGAAGGCGGGTTTGCCCCAAACCTTAAATCCAATGAAGAAGCGATTAAATTGATCATCAGCGCCGTTAAAGCGGCAGGTTACCAACCCGGAAAAGATATCGGCATTGCCCTTGATGCGGCCGCCAGCGAATTTTACCAAAAGGGAAAGTATATCTTAAGCTCGGAGAAAAAAGAACTGACGTCCGCTCAGATGATTGACTATTATGACGCTTTAATTGAGAAATACCCCGTTCTTTCCATTGAAGATGGTCTTGCCGAAGAAGACTGGGATGGCTGGAAAGCCATGACCGACCGTTTGGACGGATCGATTCAGATTGTAGGAGATGATATATTTGTCACCAACCCCAAAATATTTGAAAAAGGTATTGAAAAAGGTATCGCCAATTCCATACTCATCAAATTAAATCAAATAGGAACAGTTACCGAAACCCTTAATGCCATTGATATGGCCAACAGTGCGGGTTATACCACCGTCATATCTCACCGATCGGGTGAAACGGAAGACACCTTTATAGCCGATCTTGTGGTGGGGGTAAACGGTGGACAGATAAAAACCGGCTCCATGTCGCGAAGTGACCGGGTGGCCAAGTATAACCAGCTGATAAGGATTGAAGAAGATCTTGGAAGCGGCGCCTTGTTTCCGGATTCGATATTCTAG
- a CDS encoding CTP synthase: MSENTKFIFVTGGVLSSLGKGLASAAIGAILESRGLTVTIQKLDPYINVDPGTMNPFQHGEVFVTDDGSETDLDLGHYERFTNAKLGQDNNFTTGKIYHSVISKERRGDYLGGTVQVIPHITDEIINSIKLVANGTDVVIVEIGGTIGDIESLPFLEAIRQFKADVGKENVLYIHLTLVPYMGAAGELKTKPTQHSVKELRSIGIQPDILLCRTDRYLSKDIKSKIALFCNVSVDAVVTAKDVECIYEVPLIFHKEGLDDKIVELLNIWTRAPKLDAWEKFVSMYKSPTHSVTIAIVGKYVDLTESYKSLNEALYHGGVANDCRVNLVFVDSEKIDSNTCSQYLVEADGILVPGGFGTRGIEGKICAANFARENKIPYFGICLGMQIAVIEFARNIAGLEKANSSEFDKDTPHPVIYLMLEWYNDKTQKIEKRDITSDKGATMRLGAYPCKLKENSFAFDAYQTKDISERHRHRYEFNNEYKEILQQKGLIISGMSPAGDLVEIIEVKDHPWYLGCQFHPEFKSRPMDPHPLFRDFIKASMVNSK; encoded by the coding sequence ATGAGTGAGAATACGAAATTCATCTTTGTCACCGGTGGCGTCCTTTCATCCCTGGGGAAAGGGCTTGCTTCGGCAGCAATCGGAGCGATTTTAGAAAGCCGGGGTCTTACCGTAACGATTCAGAAGCTTGACCCGTATATTAATGTCGATCCGGGAACCATGAATCCTTTTCAGCACGGCGAAGTTTTTGTTACCGATGACGGTTCGGAAACCGATCTGGATCTGGGTCATTATGAACGCTTTACCAACGCAAAACTGGGTCAGGACAATAATTTTACCACCGGCAAAATTTACCATTCCGTGATCAGCAAAGAGCGTCGGGGCGATTACCTGGGAGGCACCGTCCAGGTGATTCCGCATATCACCGACGAAATCATCAACAGCATCAAACTGGTGGCCAATGGAACAGATGTGGTGATTGTCGAAATCGGCGGTACCATAGGAGACATCGAAAGCCTTCCTTTCCTTGAAGCCATTCGACAGTTTAAAGCGGATGTGGGAAAAGAAAATGTCTTGTATATCCATCTTACCCTCGTTCCCTATATGGGAGCCGCAGGTGAGCTTAAAACCAAGCCGACCCAGCACAGTGTCAAGGAGCTTCGCAGCATCGGTATTCAACCGGATATACTTCTTTGCCGCACCGACAGGTATCTGTCTAAAGATATCAAATCCAAAATAGCGCTGTTTTGCAATGTGTCGGTCGATGCCGTGGTTACGGCCAAAGATGTGGAGTGCATCTATGAAGTTCCGCTGATTTTTCACAAGGAAGGTCTGGACGATAAGATTGTGGAGTTGCTGAATATCTGGACCCGGGCTCCCAAGCTCGATGCCTGGGAAAAATTTGTATCCATGTATAAATCGCCGACCCATTCCGTCACCATCGCCATCGTGGGGAAATATGTCGACCTGACCGAATCTTATAAAAGCTTAAACGAGGCCTTATATCACGGAGGGGTGGCCAACGATTGTCGGGTGAATCTTGTTTTTGTTGATTCAGAAAAAATAGACAGCAACACATGCAGTCAATATCTGGTTGAGGCCGACGGAATATTGGTTCCCGGCGGATTCGGCACACGAGGGATTGAGGGCAAAATATGTGCCGCCAATTTTGCCAGGGAGAACAAGATTCCCTATTTCGGCATTTGTCTGGGCATGCAGATTGCGGTGATTGAATTTGCACGAAATATTGCAGGCCTGGAAAAGGCCAACAGTTCCGAGTTTGACAAGGATACCCCCCATCCGGTGATCTACCTGATGCTTGAGTGGTATAACGATAAAACCCAAAAGATTGAAAAGCGCGACATCACCTCTGACAAAGGCGCCACCATGCGCCTGGGTGCCTATCCGTGCAAACTTAAAGAGAATTCCTTTGCATTTGACGCTTATCAAACCAAAGATATTTCAGAACGACACCGGCACAGGTACGAATTTAACAACGAGTATAAAGAAATCCTCCAGCAAAAAGGACTGATTATCAGCGGCATGTCCCCTGCCGGTGACCTGGTTGAAATCATTGAGGTCAAGGACCATCCCTGGTATCTCGGCTGCCAGTTTCATCCCGAGTTCAAATCACGCCCCATGGATCCGCACCCCCTGTTCAGAGACTTTATCAAGGCATCTATGGTAAATTCAAAATAA